The Xenopus laevis strain J_2021 chromosome 4L, Xenopus_laevis_v10.1, whole genome shotgun sequence genomic sequence ggttttagattgctagggttgaaattacccaagcaaccgtgcattgatttgaataagagactgggatatgaatagaaagatgagtaataaatagtagcaataaaaataaatttgtagtcttgCGAAGCATCcgtttttttcagatggggtcagtgacccccatttgaaaactggaaaaagtcagaagaaagcaaatcattcaaaaactataaaaaagaaaaatgaaagccagttagAATTCTACtgacttactaaaagttaacttgaaggtgaaccaccctattAACAATGAGACATGATAGGGATTTTACTAGGAGATGAGCAGGTTCCttcttaggagagagcagaagaatTTTAGCAGCAGCAGAGTTTAAATTTGATTGccgtggagagagagagagaggttggaGGTGGGAGTCTGGAAGACTTGTTAGTAAGAGGTTGCTATAGTCTCAGCAGGATATGATAAgaacatactgggggtcatttataaactttgcgcagggcagattgttcgcaaagtgaatatatttgccctgtgcatggttataattataaagctgaataagagggtgcaaacagaattgcaaattttttttttcacaatgcgaatatctataggaactttttaaatatggcacgATTCgtaaattgcgaatatttatgtgctAACTCTGCGACtaaattacgccacaactttggtggcggataaaatatttgcaaaacagtttgcaaactgcgaatttaagttacagTCGACGATATTTTGGCGCACAATAActtcgcacattgggtgcgctcacgcaaactcccgtctcatttgcacACTATTTGCAGAAATTTATtctcactgcgaattcgcaaaaaatggaaagacgggcagagcagtgcaatatattagcattcaggaaaaaacatgtgcaatacaaccacttgcaaaaaaaatgcgctgcgcgaactttataaatgaccccgaCTGTCAATTAGTGTTACTTATCCAAGGTGTGTTGCCCTGTAGAGGCCACATGTCAGAGAACTTGCACCTCACAGACAAAATATCTTACTGGGCTCGCTGTAAGAAACATAGAAATGGTCCCACACCTTTCCCCGAACCAATTAGATTGCCTACCTGCCCcacatttatttatgaaaacagaATACTCTGACTTGTTCGCAAAACAAAACTTTCCATGTACATGCAGATATAATATATCATGTTACCTGCTACATAATTCATGTTGCTGCCTATTAATAGggccttgttttttttacttaagttacaaatatttttttgtatatttctgtTCCAGTTATTCAAAGTTCTTCTTTCATGGAACCTAAAGTAGTTGAATATTGATAGTGGTATATATGTAAATCCTCTATCACTGATGAATGTAATCATCTGCGGAAGTCTGCAAGCTGAGCTATAAATCCAAACCGGCTCATTTGGAATAGACaatttctatgggaaaaaaacacacacagcttACATAATATGTCCCATAACTCACCAGTGTCCCACTGTTCAGTTGCAATGAGTTAATGCACTAAGGCAAATCTgcccagttttagtaaatatgctccAATTATTGCTGTTTTTCAAACTGTAAGGCTGCCAGGTTAATACATACTGGTAGAGGTGGTTTGGTTTGTATGGACTGGTAGATGTGTTTAATTGTTACAGACTTGGCTTGGCTTTGTTAGTAATGACTGGTAGTGGTGGTGTAGTTGGTACAGACTGGTAGAGGTGGTTTGGTTGGTACAAACTGGAAGGGGTTGTTTGGTTGGTGCAGACTGATAGAGGTGGATTGGTTGGTATAGATTAGTAGTGGTGGTTTGGTTGGTACAGACTGTTGTTTGGTTGGTACAGACTAGTAGAGGGGGTTTGGTTGGTACAGACTGGTAGAGGGGGTTTGGTTGGTACAGACTGGTAGAGGGGGTTTGTTTGGTACAGACTAGTAGAGGTGGTTTGGTTGGTACAGACTAGTAGAGGTGGTTTGGTTGGTATAGACTAATAGAGGTGGATTGGTTGGTATAGATTAGTAGAGGTGGTTAGGTTGGTACAGACTGTTGTTTGGTTGGTATAGATTAGTAGAGGTGGTTAGGTTGGTACAGACTGTTGTTTGGTTGGTACAGACTAGTAGAGGTGGTTTGGTTGGTACAGACTGGTAGAGGGGGTTTGGTTGGTACAGATTAGTAGAGGGGGTTTGGTTGGTACAGACTGTTGTTTGGTTGGTACAGACTAGTAGAGGGGGTTTGGTTGGTACAGACTGTTGTTTGGTTGGTACAGACTGGTAGAGGGGGTTTGGTTGGTACAGACTAGCAGAGGGGGTTTGGTTGGTATAGATTAGTAGAGATGGTTTGGCTGATACAGACTGTTAAAGGTTGTTTGGTTGGTATAGACTGGTAGAGATGGTTTGGTTGGTACAGATTGGATGAGGTGGTTCTTCTTTGGTAGCAGTGGAAAATAATATGCTTTATTATGTTTGTTCTAATTTCTCTGTGATtgtgttttaattttgttttctttccctACAGAAGCTACAAACCCAAATTGTACATATAACACCTGGAATCTCCTCTCTTGTTCATGGATTTCCAAaaatcagtttattgccaacaagTGTTACATAAGTGTCTCTAGTCTCAGGTCAGTTTACTTGTTTTCTCACACAGTGCAAAGGTGCAGGAAACTTTGCCATAAGTAAGAAACAAGGCACATTTTAGGAGGATTCCTAAATACAATTATAACCTGTCTTTTACAGACGTGTCTCTGGCTCCTGTTTACTACCATCTGGAAATAATCCTCGAAGATGTAAAATCCATCTAAATGTGAGTAGACTTACGGAATAGTAAGACAGAAAAGTAGACAATTTACTtttttgaaatatgaaatatgaatatgaaaatataaagtgaCATTTCCATAAATTAAGATGAGCCTACACAAGTGCTAACATCTGCCAGTGTGTGGGACCAAAGAAATATTCTTTTAGACTCTAATCCAGTCAGTCTGAGTGGAAAATGGTATTCCATTCATGCAGCCAGTCACATTATTCTTCCCATGTGATTCAGTTGTAGCCCCAAGGGCCAAATACTGGAATCTTCTGGTTTGATGTAACTTGTGGCAATATACAGTGACAGTGTTAGGAAGAATAAGTGGGGTTATAGGATTCCCTACTGTCAGAGGAGGTAATGATTGAGGCATCAGTGTGGTTAAAGCAATGCGATTAATCTTCATAGCAAGCCAATCATTACGAGTTTCAGATTATTATGTAACGGTTTAGTAGTCAATCCATGAAGTTATGAATTTTCTCATTAGAGACCAAAGAAGGAGTATAAATCCTGCCTGTTTGGTTGAATCAGAAGCCATCCCTTaacagttttatgttttttctttgatCTGAATGAACTTTTAGAAGGCATTGGGAAGGACTAGGCTTGCTTAAAAGTCCTAACTTATACAACTTCTGTATATTACTATGGATTCAATTTAAAATATGTGTCTGTTGGCCAACTGTATGTTTTAATacacaataaatctcaaaaagtctcataattagtaaatataaaacattctaCTAAAATAAATAACGGGTGGGAAGGGGTCCCTATCTGAGGTTGGCAAACCTCTATTCTAAAATTCATAAAGAAATTGCTATTTCTTTGGTAAAGTTGATTTATGTGTAAAACATCTACATTGTATACAGCATTTTCTATGGTGCCCATAAAAGGACTAAATTACATACaggaattttgaaaaaataaaaacggcATTTTAAATCCGTGATGCTCCAGAACCAAAATGACAAGCCCACATCCAAACATGTATTTAGtaaattgctttattttaattttctcagaGACCAGAGGCATTTACTGTTGGTAGTCAAGTAAACATAAGTGTGAGCTGTTCCACGAAGGAAGTAGGAAACAAAAGCGTGGAGTCCATTGTTTACTTCCCATATGAAAACCGTAAGTGTCAATATTCTCAATTTCTTGCATTGTATGGTAGCAGGGATAGCCAGTAAAAAGAGTAGGGGGCAACTAATTAGTGCTAATTGTAAGTCCCTACatgcactggcagcctacaggtggctcTGCTTAGAAGTAAACCtggttttatgtaaccaaaacatgcctccaagcctggaattaaaaaaataagcacctgatttgaggccactgggagcaacatccaaggggttggagagcaacatgttactaacAAGCTATTGATTGGGCATCACGGCTGTAGTGCACAACGGTTAGTGGCAAACACTTATTAAATCTAGTATCCAAAAAGCACTTTTGCAACCTTTCAGCTCAGCAACTCTCTCTGCAGATCAGAGTACCAGTGACCCTAACTGTCTATGCACTTCCTGTATTTACATAACCCTAGAGTTGCTGACTCTCCGTCGAGCCTGGATATAGCGGAttagtgggggaatgtaataaaagtcgctaatggaaaaactattcgaaatgcaaaaagttatgcctttgcgcgaacaaattttgctttgctcaaatttaatatagcttttgcgaacacagaaactgtttagcaactacttccaacagtggaagaccgtttgcgaactttatagtttgcgataatgcgcaataaaacttcttactgaaaaagtcgttatgtttactccaaaagattatgacaccttcaagcacaattacaatttgcaatgcgcagttacaattcacaatgcaataacagtttatggaacaatattacattgggatatgtggatttttattcttattggtgcgaattgttttgttctttgcaacatttattacattcccccctaattGTTCTAATATTCTAGAAACAACTAcaatttgaaaatgaatgtacTGTAAAAGTGCTTAGAGAAGAACCATActttaatcaatttattttttggggtCTCAGTAGAAAAGgtcttattattacataaaaagaaaatcatgaacaTTCATTGAAAGGTCCTGTAAATCACTAACATCTGATTTTGTGCATTTCACTTCGAGCAAAGTATCCTCAGCAACCTAGTGAAAAGTGTTTGCCTTTCAAAAAGAGGCCTGAGTACATAGATATGGGGATTCAAGtgtttgttttacaggtatgggacctgttatccagtatgcttgggactgggattttccggataatgaatcttttcgtaatttggagctttatccCTTaggtctactggaaaatcatgaaagcattaaataaccccaatagattgatcttagttgggatcaagtacaaggtactgtttcattattacagagaataaggatatcatctttgaaaaatgtatttatttagataaaatggggtctatgggagacttttcgttaatcagagctttctggataacaggtttccagaaaacggatgccatacctgtacaacgtATGGTCAGTTTCATGAAAAACGCCTTGTTTGAGGTTCTTGTCTCACATACAACATGATCTTGTCGGTTCTTCACATTACTTTGCATCCATTAAATATATGTGTTTCCTGCATAGTGCGTCTGGATCCCCCTATGTCTTTGGAAATCACACCAGCTAAAGAAGGAATGTGGAACTTGTCATGGAGCTGTCACCATAGTTCTTATGTCACAAACCTCAGGGAGTATGAAGTTAACTACAAGCCTAAGTCAAGTCCCCAAAAGGTGAGAgagattaatatatttatatttcattttactcCTCATCGATAGGTGATGCATTGGAAATCTAAATGGAGAGATGCTTTGCAATGCACTGCATTGATTGGTCAATTAAACACTGCCAGCTTAATGGATTGTGTAGAATCCTGCATTGAGACAACAATGTTGACAAACCAACAGGCAGGACCTGCAACTTTTTAAACTCTTTTAGGAAATTCTCAGCAAGCCATATAGCCGTTTGATCCTTCCATTAGCTTATCACAGCTAAAAAAGATTGCATATAGGGAATCTGAAACCAAGTAGAAGATAAAAGTGCCCAGTTGCATTTCCCTTATCCTTCATCTGTGGGAGTAGGAGCAACATATTTTAGATGTGTTTCTTGCTTTTCCTATGACTCAACCATGAGAAGAGCCTTGAGAAACTTATCACAACTGGTGGAAGTGCATATTATCTTGGATAGTCTGTTACTCATAATACTAGAAACAGAAGGGATGGATACCATATGTTGCTGAATTATTTAGTAGAGTAGCTAACTCGGATCAATTAAATATCCATAGGGTAAGGTAGTAACAGGAACAAAGTTTGCTCATTGTCAAATAACCATTAACAACCAATGCGAGGTTAGAACAGAGCAATTAaagttacctgctgattggtggctACAGGTTAAAGTTCTTGGTGATAACCATAAACCTATGTTAGCTCCCTCTTTAATAAGTAGGGCATCCACTGCTATAACTGTGTCTAAGTTGCCGCCCTTTCTGTTTCCAAATGTGTTATTTCCGTTGGGAATGCAGTATTAAGACAGAAACACACATGGTGTTATTGGGACCCTTCAAATCTATTAAATTCCTTTTTACTCACTTTTCTACAAAATAGCAGTAGCTTTTGTATTATAGTATAGTGAATGCACTATACTCCTTGACCATGCTCCTTCCCCTTGTTCCAAGTTGTAACCATGGATgactttaaatatattattattatttgtacaatACAACAAGACTCTGTCCCCACTCTGTTACAATGCTGGTTTACATGACGGCGGCCTTCATACTCTTTCTCTTTAGGTTGCCATGACAATTCCAGTGAGACAAGATGAACTCTTTGTTCCTCTTCGTGATCTTGTTCCTGATACAATCTATGAAGCCAAGGTGCGTGTAAAGAACAAACGTGGCATATGGAGTGAATGGAGCCAGCCTTACCAATGGACCACTCATTCTAGAGGTACCATATACAGAGATCTAGAGGAGTTTCCATTCTTCTTCCTTACAGTATATTTTGCTTTTGCTTCTTCTCCTGTTGGCACCTGGTTATTATTCAGGAAGGATAGCAATTCTATAGATTTACATATATCTATATTGTTTTGTAAGTAGCTTTTTGTTGGAGTGGCAGTTGGCTGATTGATATAATCTTATTATTCCCAGTTGATATTGAACATATTGCTATGTGCCCCATCTCTTTCAattgtactgtaaatataaatataaaaaccgAAAAAGGAATTCTGCAGCCATATAAAATGCACACAGGCAGTGAGGTGATATCTAATGTACTGATATATTTTATTCAGGGGTACATAATCAAATAGGCAGTGTAATTTCAAGTGCTTTGTAAATCTGgttgtaaatcatttaaacacaaaGTGCAATGCAACAACCCGCGGGCAGCCACTGCCTGATAAATTCCCTCTACTTTAAGTGTAAAGAGTTTAATCTTTTGCCACTATTCCTGTGTGGTTTCAATTAAAGCAACACTTTTATGGTTCACATGCTGCTCCTTATTACTTGGGGACAACAGAGAAGCTACACATCTCTGAATTGATTTTGCAACTTCAACTTGGCCCTTTGGCAGAATCCCATCTGGGAGTTTCAATTGAAGGAAAGGCTTGGCAGGGGATGGGCAGGCTGACGGTGctgtatatatttctgtatatttacagGATTTGTTTCTTTTGGGGGGTGTACACTAATTTGGATATACCTTTACCTTTGGATTATACCTAGAATTATTATGAATGTGTCTATATGCATTCTCAAAGGCATATTTTGcctttatacaggtcagggaGTTTTAAAGTGACATCGATTTTTCTttctacatagaaaaaggaattgttgtttttttttttcatttaatacatATGTTTTTACTAATTTATCAGCAAATGAATCAAATTACAACCCATTAAAAATCTGGCAATATGGAAGAACAGTATGATAGAAATCAAAACACATAAATGAGATATACTGtagcgtaaaaataaaaatgcagaaatcaTACATAATGCATGTCAGTGTATTAAGCTTGTTGATGTACTCtgctctgctttctctatagaaACAACTGGTTCCAGATTCCCTGTTCAAGAGGTGGTGATTCCATGTGTTGGACTTGTTATCATCTTTATGTGCATTACATTGATAATTAGTCGCACACAAGATAGGTAATTATCTTTAAGTGGGATATAGATAAGTTCCTCTATCCGTTTTGCCCCAAGCCTCCTACAGGTTACATGGTTAAGGCCAACTTTCTAAATAATACTCTTTCTCTTACtttctttctgtttatttttttgtttctatgcttcattctatttctttctttcttcttcctgttATTCACCGTTTGCCCCATTTTAAACTTGTTTACATTTATATCTTTTCTTTGTATCAATTGCAGGGTCAAGAAAATATTTTGGGTTGGCGTTCCTGATCCATCGCAATTCTTTGACCCCTTAATTTCTAAGTATGGGGGGAATTTTCAGGTATGTATAGAACCAAACCTGCAACCTGCAAAATTTAGAGAAAAGAAGTCCAAAATTGCTTTTGAGCATCTCCCATATGCCTTTTGGAGGGCCACCTTGTGTCCATCCTTAACCTAAACAAACCAATTTAACAATCCCATTTAACACTTAacactgaatatactgtataaattatgccatgtagTCTTTTGTAAGTGTGTGCTTGGCAGCTTAAAACTGACTTTTCTTTTCCAATTAAATTCTTTACACTTGCAAACGTTCTTTAAAGGGAACTAAATACAATATAAGTAGCATTTATACTatatggtatgggatccagaaacctgttatccagctgcaaattagggaaaggtcatcttccatagactccattattcatcaaataaataaattttttaaatatgacttcctttttctctgtaataataaaaccgtaccttgtacttgatccaaactaacttgatccaatccttattggagggaaaacaatcctaattggtttatttaatgtttaaattattatttaggaGATTTAAGGTgtagaaccaaattatggaaagaccccttattgagaaaacttcaggtcccaaacTTGGTATACATTGATTTGTAAATAGACAGTAAACATATGCATAATTCATTTGGCCACAGAAGAATTGCATtatcataatatttatattataggaCTACATTGAATTTTTCAGGCTCGGCAGTAACTTACCTGTGTACATTAGAATCTGCAATTTTTTACCTGATTCAAGGTTTTCTCTGGATAGCAAACAAATGAAGGCCACTTTATTATATGCCAGTGATTCCAAAACTCTGGACTCTTCCCCCGCCCTAGCCTGAAGAACAATTAATGTAAAGTTTAATGTCTAAAATGTCCTTGGAACTATGCTACAGTAAAAGGTTGATTGATAAAGGGGTGCTTAGTGAAAAATGTCATTTGGAGCCTCTGCCCCTGGCAACAATTTGCCATACTATAAACACTAACCCAAAGTTACAGTCCATTCTTCAAACAATTTCTTCTCTTACTATACATACTTTTTGGCAGTAACATACTCTGTCCAAGTTTCTATACAGTCACTGTTCCACGTATGCCACCCTTTATcattataaaaacagaatatataatgCACCATGCCCCATCACCATGCTCCATCGCTCTTGGcgtgaaatttaaatatttaaacgaCCGGCATGCAATTGTTCCTTGGACAACGTAGGTCGATTTCCTGATATTTCCTGGGTGTGAGTCAAGTCTGATTACCgtattttgacccctgcctgtccctgactactgcatgtaccgacctttgcctgttcctgaccattctctcggaacctgactttgtactgcgttACTGTTtggtttgactcttgcctgtGTCCTGACTACGTTCCTGGTTcccgattctgtactgcactgcctgatAGCTTTCGACCTTGGCCTGACCTTCGACTATGCTCCCTGTTCCCCATTCTTCCTGCAAATGctatggttcccttgtctgcccagatctccccccttggtcctctcactttaagacctggtggcacccaagtagcggagggctcctcccaaaagCAGTTGTTATAGGTAGAAGTGTGAGCCAaggccaggaccttggggtttgttctggattTTGAAATACCATACGTTACAGCAATATGTCACAGAAGCATCACAAGGTGGCTGACTCTGACTCTGGAGTTTTCATGCTTTTGCATTtactcagtttttttttgttctatgacTTTATTTGTAAGGGGTGCTGATCCCCTCTTAAACCAAGCACCAAGTGGATTGTCTTGAGAGGCCACAGTGTGCTTATGTAAATACATATTTGCTAATTAGATTATGATAACAGCAGGGGCGGGTTATCtttcaaaaatgtttccattgttcaTAGAAAATTAAGAGAGTAGACATCTTTACTGGACGTTGAATTGGAAAGCTCTGGGTTGGTTTTGCAATAGTCATCTGTGGAAGGATGTCCCTCTAATCAGAATATGTTTGGTGTCAAGTAGGCATTTGTGTAAGGATGGCTATGCAGTCACTTTTAAAAGATGTTGACATCTTACAGTATTTGACTCAAAAGTCCGAAGGCCAAGttcttgtttttgtaaaatgctGGAGGCGATTGGGAAGGAAGAATAAAAGGGAAGTCAAGCATCAAAACTGAACACAGGGGTAGATTGGAaagtactgtgttagccagtagcaaaaataacaaataaaaaaacaaacaaatacaaaaggtattgtagaagtgatacctatatgcctttctagctttcatttgtattttgcctgatgaaggggccttggtgctccgaaagcttgcaatggatttttattgttattcaatcctttttgtattttaaaaatgcaatatgtTTTGAAATGTCCTTTTTGTTTATGTATAGTCAGTGAGAAGAATATTACTAAAATACTGATATCATTCTGTGATTTTCTTATCTGTTGATAAAATTTGAATGCATTCTTCTTTGTTTTTCACATTTCTTTCCAGAAATGGCTGTCATCACCATTTTCTCTATCTTCATTTACTCTGGATGTCCCTCCATTGGATATCTCCCCAGTGGACTTTAAGTGTAATAAAGAGGAGCCCTTCAACCCTATTCTCCCTACTGCTCTACAAGAGGCGAAAACAGATGGGAGTGAGAATTCGTTTTCCAGCTTCAACAACAAAGAGTACTTCTTTTTCCAGTACCCAGCCATAAAAGAACAGGGATCTTCCAATTGTTACTTTACGTATGACAACCTAGAACAGAGAGGCTTCCCGGCAATGTTACAGAGTATACCATTTCCCTCCCCAACTGCTCTTGAGGAGACCCCCCTCTTCCAAGGAGACCATCTAAGTCTTTCATCATCTACTGGTCTTGGTTTTCACAACAGGTCATTTGAAGAAGAACATTCACCTTCAGTTCTACAGATTTGTCCACCTGAACAGCAAGACATAAGGGAACAGGAGCAAAACCTAGAACCCCATAAGGCTCCATCTAATCAAGTTACAGAAATACCTGATGACAAGCAAGTGATAAATATATACGAAGACAAAAAGGAACCATTAAATGGAGAAAACATACGTCCAGAAATAAATCAGCATTCTGCCATAAACTCAC encodes the following:
- the LOC108713565 gene encoding interleukin-2 receptor subunit beta, whose protein sequence is MAGIGNFILLFVNFALLEATNPNCTYNTWNLLSCSWISKNQFIANKCYISVSSLRRVSGSCLLPSGNNPRRCKIHLNRPEAFTVGSQVNISVSCSTKEVGNKSVESIVYFPYENLRLDPPMSLEITPAKEGMWNLSWSCHHSSYVTNLREYEVNYKPKSSPQKVAMTIPVRQDELFVPLRDLVPDTIYEAKVRVKNKRGIWSEWSQPYQWTTHSRETTGSRFPVQEVVIPCVGLVIIFMCITLIISRTQDRVKKIFWVGVPDPSQFFDPLISKYGGNFQKWLSSPFSLSSFTLDVPPLDISPVDFKCNKEEPFNPILPTALQEAKTDGSENSFSSFNNKEYFFFQYPAIKEQGSSNCYFTYDNLEQRGFPAMLQSIPFPSPTALEETPLFQGDHLSLSSSTGLGFHNRSFEEEHSPSVLQICPPEQQDIREQEQNLEPHKAPSNQVTEIPDDKQVINIYEDKKEPLNGENIRPEINQHSAINSQNRDVAAGYISLKEIYNRWA